In one Sesamum indicum cultivar Zhongzhi No. 13 linkage group LG12, S_indicum_v1.0, whole genome shotgun sequence genomic region, the following are encoded:
- the LOC105175855 gene encoding uncharacterized protein LOC105175855, translated as MDLSSCRPLRCFRLHLDSPTCKCLILVAIVLVLRAVCLPSYSGFGGTGQSNLFAFNNRQSASNSEYHSGKFKFLEVPQIVWGLNNQKIAFARACLTARMLNRTLLMPSLSASLFYKEVDLLKPISFDKVFQFEKFNSLCEGFVKLGRYSEVSNTSDVFELQKGSGRRWTIEKDIDQLRLFSKHPYDEYETIRIVGKNPFLWHDHWPVEDYAKVLQCLVWDDKISREADKVVSKIREIGLEESRKVGSSQNEINLLQVPYVAVHMRIEKDWMIHCKKLEQRLNISEICSSKEQIMQRVGNIVGLKTPIVIYLAVADDLLEDNSILTGWKEGLLPLEKKKLGIFNIYKKHSYLIQSAIDYEVCLRSDVFVGNSFSTFSSLVVLDRTQKMISMGVKDLCGTDVRWPSYAYNLEGELNGPRPWATNMSDLSLQAISYGSNHISCS; from the coding sequence AGAGCAGTTTGTCTTCCTAGTTACTCAGGATTTGGTGGCACTGGGCAGAGCAACTTATTTGCTTTCAACAATCGGCAATCAGCATCAAATTCAGAATATCACAGTGGAAAATTCAAGTTTTTAGAGGTTCCTCAAATCGTATGGGGTCTGaataatcaaaaaattgcatttgcaAGAGCTTGTTTAACTGCAAGAATGCTGAATCGAACGCTTCTGATGCCTAGCTTGAGCGCTTCGCTATTTTACAAAGAGGTTGATCTGTTGAAACCTATTTCATTTGATAAGGTCTTCCAATTCGAAAAGTTCAATTCTCTATGCGAGGGATTTGTCAAATTGGGTCGTTACTCTGAAGTTTCAAACACAAGTGATGTCTTCGAGCTGCAGAAAGGAAGCGGACGGAGATGGACGATTGAGAAAGACATAGATCAGTTGAGACTGTTTAGCAAGCATCCTTATGATGAATATGAAACCATCAGGATAGTTGGCAAGAACCCGTTTCTGTGGCATGATCATTGGCCAGTTGAAGACTACGCAAAGGTTCTTCAGTGTTTAGTCTGGGATGACAAAATATCTAGAGAAGCCGACAAGGTTGTGTCCAAGATTAGAGAAATTGGATTGGAAGAAAGCCGTAAAGTAGGTTCCTCACAAAATGAAATCAATTTATTGCAGGTGCCGTATGTAGCAGTTCACATGAGAATTGAAAAGGACTGGATGATTCATTGCAAGAAGCTGGAGCAGAGGTTAAATATAAGTGAAATTTGTAGCAGTAAGGAGCAGATTATGCAAAGAGTGGGAAACATTGTGGGTTTGAAAACTCCAATAGTTATTTACCTTGCAGTCGCAGATGATCTTCTTGAGGATAACTCTATACTGACTGGTTGGAAGGAAGGATTGCTTCCTttggagaagaagaaattgggtattttcaatatttataagaagCATTCCTATCTGATTCAATCAGCCATCGACTATGAAGTTTGCTTGAGGTCCGACGTGTTTGTAGGTAAcagtttttcaactttctccAGCCTAGTAGTTCTTGACAGAACTCAGAAAATGATAAGCATGGGTGTTAAAGATCTCTGTGGGACGGATGTCAGATGGCCTTCTTATGCCTACAATTTAGAAGGTGAATTGAACGGTCCTCGTCCGTGGGCGACCAATATGTCTGACTTGAGCCTTCAAGCAATTAGTTATGGTTCTAATCATATTTCTTGCAGTTga